In Streptomyces sp. NBC_01439, the following are encoded in one genomic region:
- a CDS encoding AfsR/SARP family transcriptional regulator, whose protein sequence is MLGPVEVRRDGRRVPFSGAKLHTVLAALLVAREEVISDERLCRLLWGWAPPATVSAQLYTYVSRLRKILGDDVLIDRRPPGYAMSIGNATLDLSEFEKLAFSGREALVAEDFEKAGELLRRALARWNGLPFANATEYLADAEAPRLSEARAVTLEHRIAADLALGRHEQITGELTGLVAEFPLRERIRCQLMTALCRSGRQADAIHLYHHGRAVLADELGVNPGEELQATYRALLEGTLDRQPRSTPAVLTGSRRGAAGRPDGAPAMLPPDTVDFTGREPELELLCRALAPDAQGPGRPRRVLVTGMAGLGKTALAVHAAHRCQRHFPDGQLYADLRAPDGTPRHPTRVLRGLLRALGPMDDAPDTEDQDQLVRLYRERTRGRQLLIVLDNASGAAQLGPLLPNTPEPAVLVTGRTALPTVAGAHTVALAPLALRDSLELLSAAAGPARLASAPGAASAIVEHCAGLPLALRIVGTRIAARPHSTPDRLARRLADPATRLRELHSGDLDVHGSLLPSWRALDPEVRAVFPALAALGPQPFPAAQAALSLGLPETEAERLLEALADAALLEVSGADEWGQPCYLFHPLVRLFALSLGEGATADRKAGARAEHNRRLTHRP, encoded by the coding sequence GTGCTCGGGCCAGTCGAGGTACGCCGGGACGGCCGCCGGGTCCCCTTCTCCGGGGCGAAGCTGCACACCGTGCTCGCGGCGCTCCTCGTGGCCCGTGAAGAGGTGATCTCCGACGAACGGCTGTGCCGGCTGCTGTGGGGATGGGCTCCACCGGCCACCGTCAGCGCACAGCTCTACACCTATGTTTCCCGCTTGCGCAAGATTCTCGGCGACGACGTTCTGATCGATCGCCGGCCGCCCGGATATGCCATGAGCATCGGTAATGCGACCCTCGACCTGAGCGAATTCGAGAAGCTGGCGTTCAGCGGCCGCGAGGCGCTGGTCGCCGAGGACTTCGAAAAGGCCGGTGAGCTGCTGCGCCGTGCCCTGGCCCGGTGGAACGGCCTGCCCTTCGCCAACGCCACGGAATACCTCGCCGACGCCGAGGCGCCGCGACTGAGCGAGGCCCGGGCGGTCACCCTGGAGCACCGCATCGCGGCCGATCTCGCGCTGGGCCGGCACGAGCAGATCACCGGCGAGCTCACCGGCCTGGTCGCCGAGTTCCCGTTGCGCGAGCGCATCCGGTGCCAGCTGATGACCGCCCTGTGCCGGTCGGGGCGGCAGGCGGACGCCATCCACCTCTACCACCACGGGCGCGCGGTGCTCGCCGACGAGCTGGGCGTGAACCCCGGCGAGGAGCTCCAGGCCACCTACCGGGCGCTGCTGGAGGGCACGCTGGACCGGCAGCCGCGCTCGACGCCCGCCGTGCTGACCGGCTCCCGGCGGGGCGCGGCCGGTCGCCCGGACGGCGCCCCGGCCATGCTGCCCCCCGACACCGTCGACTTCACCGGTCGGGAGCCCGAACTGGAGCTGCTCTGCCGCGCGCTGGCCCCCGATGCGCAGGGCCCCGGGCGGCCCCGCCGGGTCCTGGTCACCGGCATGGCCGGACTCGGCAAGACCGCCCTGGCCGTCCACGCGGCCCACCGCTGCCAACGACACTTTCCCGACGGGCAGTTGTACGCCGACCTGCGCGCGCCCGACGGCACTCCCCGGCACCCGACCCGGGTGCTGCGCGGGCTGCTGCGCGCGCTGGGGCCGATGGACGACGCACCGGACACCGAGGACCAGGACCAACTGGTCCGGCTCTACCGGGAGCGGACCCGGGGCAGGCAGCTGCTGATCGTGCTGGACAACGCCTCCGGGGCGGCCCAGTTGGGGCCGCTGCTGCCCAACACCCCGGAGCCGGCGGTCCTGGTCACCGGGCGGACCGCCCTGCCCACCGTGGCCGGGGCGCACACCGTGGCCCTGGCCCCCCTGGCGCTGCGGGACTCGCTGGAGCTCCTCTCGGCCGCGGCCGGTCCCGCCCGATTGGCCTCGGCGCCCGGTGCGGCGTCCGCGATCGTCGAGCACTGCGCCGGTCTGCCGCTGGCCCTGCGGATCGTCGGGACCCGGATCGCCGCCCGGCCGCACTCCACCCCGGACCGGCTGGCGCGCCGGCTGGCGGATCCGGCCACCCGGCTGCGGGAGCTGCACTCGGGCGATCTGGACGTGCACGGATCGCTGTTGCCGTCCTGGCGGGCGCTGGACCCCGAGGTGCGGGCGGTGTTCCCGGCGCTCGCCGCGCTCGGCCCGCAGCCGTTCCCCGCCGCGCAGGCGGCGCTGTCGCTGGGCCTGCCGGAGACCGAGGCCGAGCGGCTGCTGGAAGCACTCGCCGACGCGGCCCTGCTCGAGGTCAGCGGCGCGGACGAGTGGGGCCAGCCCTGCTACCTGTTCCATCCGCTCGTACGGCTCTTCGCGCTCTCCCTGGGCGAGGGGGCCACGGCCGACCGCAAGGCCGGTGCCCGGGCGGAACATAACCGGCGGCTAACTCACCGCCCCTAG
- a CDS encoding FUSC family protein produces the protein MFVAPDPGRMRLRNSARAVIGVAAAVALAEVCGLSLTASITGGLAALLALFTVLDADVRAQRRTTALLPVAGFPVLALATALHGVPLARDGAFLAVVFAGVYARRYGPRGHALGIFAFMMFFVTQFLHARPGQLPELYAAVGLALLAAGAVRFLLWPIERRTPPPAAPPGLPGTGLARPTTRQAFQATAACAFALGIGQALSDDRWYWAVGTSWWIFVNTASRGETLVRGFRRVLGTVVGIAAGLLIAVPLHGAPAPTAALVAVCVFGIFYTAAPSYSWMMFFVTVMAGLLYGLLGVLHPGLLLLRFQETAIGAIGAALAVVIILPVTTHAANDAWIQRALHCVRASTAAALERLAGDPDADPAPHAAELELLLGRVRMALAPLVHPLSPLRARKARARQVLALLDDCARDVRGLVAVAADPQASHDARLAAACWRVEAAVEALTAPHGAPGPATVPHPRPAAAEPALAHLHGLEHTLVALATPLRTDPRAPLVISA, from the coding sequence ATGTTCGTGGCTCCGGATCCGGGGCGTATGAGACTGCGGAACTCGGCCCGCGCGGTGATCGGCGTCGCCGCCGCCGTCGCCCTCGCCGAGGTGTGCGGCCTCTCCCTGACCGCCTCCATCACCGGGGGACTGGCGGCCCTGCTCGCCCTCTTCACCGTGCTCGACGCGGACGTCCGCGCCCAGCGCCGCACCACCGCCCTGCTGCCCGTCGCCGGATTCCCCGTCCTGGCCCTCGCCACCGCCCTGCACGGGGTGCCGCTCGCCCGGGACGGCGCCTTCCTCGCCGTCGTGTTCGCCGGGGTGTACGCCCGCCGCTACGGCCCGCGCGGACACGCCCTCGGGATCTTCGCCTTCATGATGTTCTTCGTCACCCAGTTCCTGCACGCCCGTCCCGGGCAACTGCCCGAGCTGTACGCCGCCGTGGGCCTGGCGCTCCTGGCCGCCGGAGCCGTGCGCTTCCTGCTGTGGCCCATCGAACGGCGCACCCCGCCCCCCGCGGCCCCGCCCGGCCTGCCCGGAACCGGGCTCGCGCGGCCGACCACCCGGCAGGCCTTCCAGGCCACCGCCGCCTGCGCCTTCGCGCTCGGCATCGGCCAGGCGCTCTCCGACGACCGCTGGTACTGGGCCGTCGGCACCTCCTGGTGGATCTTCGTGAACACCGCCTCCCGGGGCGAGACCCTCGTGCGGGGCTTCCGCCGCGTCCTCGGCACCGTCGTCGGCATCGCCGCCGGACTGCTGATCGCCGTACCCCTGCACGGCGCGCCGGCGCCCACCGCGGCCCTGGTCGCCGTGTGCGTCTTCGGGATCTTCTACACGGCCGCGCCCTCGTACTCCTGGATGATGTTCTTCGTCACCGTGATGGCCGGGCTGCTCTACGGCCTCCTCGGCGTCCTGCATCCCGGACTGCTGCTCCTGCGCTTCCAGGAGACCGCCATCGGTGCGATCGGCGCCGCCCTGGCCGTCGTGATCATCCTTCCGGTCACCACCCACGCCGCCAACGACGCGTGGATCCAGCGCGCCCTGCACTGCGTGCGCGCCTCCACCGCGGCCGCCCTGGAACGCCTCGCGGGCGACCCGGATGCCGACCCCGCCCCGCACGCCGCCGAGCTGGAGCTGCTGTTGGGCAGGGTACGGATGGCGCTGGCGCCGCTCGTCCACCCGCTGAGCCCGCTGCGCGCCCGCAAGGCCCGGGCCCGGCAGGTGCTCGCGCTGCTCGACGACTGCGCCCGGGACGTGCGCGGGCTGGTCGCCGTCGCCGCCGACCCGCAGGCCTCGCACGACGCCCGGTTGGCCGCCGCCTGCTGGCGCGTGGAGGCCGCGGTGGAGGCCCTGACCGCCCCGCACGGCGCTCCCGGTCCCGCCACCGTGCCGCACCCCCGGCCGGCCGCGGCGGAACCGGCCCTCGCCCACCTCCACGGCCTCGAGCACACCCTCGTGGCACTGGCGACCCCGCTGCGCACCGACCCCCGGGCGCCGCTGGTCATCAGCGCCTGA
- a CDS encoding AfsR/SARP family transcriptional regulator: protein MLGPLLVQTDDGPLRINGRRQATVLSMLLLYADRIVSVDTLVDAVWPESPPATARNQIAICVATLRKTFKQAGVTDLLITSPPGYLLAKGEHRIDVQEFMERAERGRDAARHGRTEEACAQFEEALSIWRGSALDEPSGSRLEAETTRLEQMRLALVEERAGLMLQLGRHRALTGELTELVARHPLREQCREHLMLALYRSGQRAEALEVFLHGRRLLTEQLGIEPGPGLRQLHELILRDSPELTRPPATAAPAPAALSTIPAQLPADVMAFTGRQGEMTSLDRLLKEPYNPHTPALATIVGVGGVGKTALAVHWASQVADQFPDGQLFADLRGYDEEHAPVSPAAVLDRFLRALGIGAPQIPADPDERASLFRSLLSTRKTLIVLDNVRSFHQLRPLLPGGGRSVVLATSRESLGDLTGDYTALTLRLRMLEPTEATALLIKLAGADRFGSDPVAVEQLGALCDCLPLALRIAGARLAAKPNLSVRSLVARLRDHRSRLDVLSPGEGGVRAGFRLTYRDLPPETARMYRRLGLLRTADFAAWAGAAVLDTDVWHAEELIDQLVDAQLLEVADAEPGRAARYRFQDLLRLFARERAESDEPEGETDAALERAFASWLWLAEEAHRRIDGRRFPVGRTPTPAPGFLPELADELLAAPMDWFESERTAVTDLVAHAAETGRARYAWTLTESAVPHFETKNYLEDWRRCAEQALASARRTGDEPGEATMLRLLGSLAIYQRRYEQAEGWNMAALRLLRTTGDVGGAALAQRNLAMCARFQGDWERALEHCGAALNGFHASGDIGNEAHLLGFQAQIELDRGNVGGALPLAERAVALSRRTGSVRAEAQSVYRLAEVRLRAGDLGEAAEAFGAVLRLTRGEGDRVGEAHALRGLGQTQWSQGLLSAAGGTLQQALEITNELADRFLYARVETDLGCVEAIGGRPAEAAERFRRARAAFGEVGAQPWRAQAGRLLAAVQNAAAGPDGAGEPGSAGGAGGAGEPGGGGAGELPHRSFTAAELTLLLTHPED, encoded by the coding sequence GTGCTGGGACCACTGCTCGTCCAGACCGATGACGGTCCGTTGCGCATCAACGGCCGGCGCCAGGCCACGGTCCTGTCGATGCTGCTGCTCTACGCAGACCGGATCGTTTCGGTGGACACCCTGGTGGACGCCGTTTGGCCGGAATCTCCGCCGGCGACGGCCCGCAACCAGATCGCCATCTGCGTGGCCACCCTCCGCAAGACCTTCAAGCAGGCCGGGGTGACCGATCTGCTGATCACCTCTCCCCCGGGCTACCTGCTGGCCAAGGGAGAGCACCGGATCGACGTCCAGGAGTTCATGGAGCGGGCCGAACGGGGGCGGGACGCCGCCCGGCACGGGCGGACCGAAGAGGCGTGCGCGCAGTTCGAGGAGGCGCTCAGCATCTGGCGGGGCTCCGCGCTGGACGAGCCCTCCGGATCCCGGTTGGAGGCGGAGACCACCAGGCTGGAGCAGATGCGGCTCGCGCTGGTGGAGGAACGTGCCGGGCTGATGCTCCAGCTGGGCCGCCACCGCGCGCTCACCGGTGAGCTCACCGAGCTGGTGGCCCGGCACCCCCTGCGCGAGCAGTGCCGCGAACACCTCATGCTGGCGCTGTACCGGTCGGGGCAGCGGGCCGAGGCCCTCGAGGTGTTCCTGCACGGCCGCCGGTTACTCACCGAGCAGCTCGGGATCGAACCGGGTCCCGGACTGCGCCAGCTGCACGAACTGATCCTGCGCGACTCCCCCGAACTGACCCGTCCCCCCGCCACGGCGGCACCCGCGCCGGCGGCCCTGAGCACCATCCCGGCACAACTGCCCGCGGACGTGATGGCGTTCACCGGCCGGCAGGGGGAGATGACCTCGCTGGACCGGCTCCTGAAGGAGCCCTACAACCCGCACACCCCGGCGCTGGCGACCATCGTCGGCGTCGGCGGAGTGGGCAAGACCGCACTCGCGGTGCACTGGGCGAGCCAGGTGGCCGACCAGTTCCCGGACGGCCAGCTCTTCGCCGATCTGCGCGGGTACGACGAGGAGCACGCACCGGTGTCCCCCGCCGCCGTGCTCGACCGCTTCCTACGGGCCCTCGGGATCGGCGCGCCCCAGATACCGGCGGATCCCGACGAGCGGGCCTCGCTGTTCCGGAGCCTCCTCAGCACCCGCAAAACCCTGATCGTCCTGGACAACGTACGCTCCTTCCACCAGCTCAGACCCTTGCTCCCGGGTGGCGGACGCAGCGTGGTGCTGGCCACCAGCCGGGAGAGCCTGGGCGATCTGACCGGGGACTACACGGCGCTGACCCTGCGGCTGCGGATGCTGGAGCCGACCGAGGCGACGGCGCTGCTGATCAAACTGGCCGGGGCCGACCGGTTCGGCAGCGACCCGGTGGCGGTGGAACAGCTCGGCGCCCTGTGCGACTGCCTTCCCCTCGCGCTGCGGATCGCGGGCGCGCGACTGGCGGCCAAACCCAATCTGAGCGTACGGAGCCTGGTGGCGCGGCTGCGCGACCACCGCTCCCGCCTCGACGTGCTGAGCCCGGGCGAGGGCGGGGTGCGCGCCGGCTTCCGACTCACCTACCGGGACCTACCGCCGGAGACGGCCCGGATGTACCGCAGGCTCGGCCTGTTGCGCACGGCGGACTTCGCCGCCTGGGCGGGGGCGGCCGTACTGGACACCGACGTGTGGCACGCGGAGGAACTGATCGACCAGCTGGTCGACGCGCAGCTGCTGGAGGTGGCCGACGCCGAGCCCGGGCGGGCCGCACGGTACCGCTTCCAGGACCTGCTTCGGCTGTTCGCCCGCGAGCGGGCGGAGTCGGACGAGCCGGAGGGGGAGACCGACGCCGCACTGGAGCGGGCGTTCGCGTCCTGGCTCTGGCTGGCCGAGGAGGCGCACCGGCGGATCGACGGGCGCCGGTTCCCGGTGGGCCGGACGCCGACGCCGGCCCCGGGCTTCCTGCCGGAGCTGGCCGACGAGCTGCTGGCCGCGCCGATGGACTGGTTCGAGTCGGAGCGCACGGCGGTGACGGACCTGGTGGCGCACGCGGCGGAGACGGGCCGGGCCCGGTACGCGTGGACGCTGACCGAGAGCGCGGTACCGCACTTCGAGACGAAGAACTACCTGGAGGACTGGCGGCGCTGCGCCGAGCAGGCGCTGGCCTCGGCCCGGCGCACCGGCGACGAGCCGGGCGAGGCGACGATGCTGCGGCTGCTCGGGTCATTGGCGATCTACCAGCGGCGGTACGAGCAGGCCGAGGGCTGGAACATGGCCGCGCTACGACTCCTGCGAACCACCGGTGACGTGGGCGGGGCGGCGCTCGCCCAGCGGAACCTGGCCATGTGCGCGCGGTTCCAGGGGGACTGGGAGCGGGCCCTGGAACACTGCGGGGCGGCCCTCAACGGGTTCCACGCGTCGGGTGACATCGGGAACGAAGCCCATCTGCTCGGCTTCCAGGCGCAGATCGAGCTGGACCGGGGCAACGTGGGCGGCGCGCTGCCGCTCGCGGAGCGGGCGGTGGCCCTGAGCCGGCGTACCGGGTCGGTGCGGGCGGAGGCGCAGAGCGTGTACCGGCTGGCCGAGGTCCGGCTGCGGGCGGGAGATCTGGGCGAGGCCGCGGAGGCCTTCGGCGCGGTGCTGCGGCTGACCCGGGGCGAGGGCGACCGGGTCGGGGAGGCGCACGCGCTGCGGGGGCTGGGGCAGACGCAGTGGAGCCAGGGCCTGCTGTCGGCGGCGGGAGGGACGCTGCAGCAGGCCCTGGAGATCACGAATGAGCTGGCGGACCGTTTCCTGTACGCCCGGGTGGAGACCGATCTGGGATGTGTGGAGGCGATCGGCGGCCGCCCGGCGGAGGCGGCGGAGCGGTTCCGGCGGGCGCGGGCCGCGTTCGGCGAGGTCGGCGCGCAGCCCTGGCGGGCGCAGGCGGGCCGGCTGCTGGCGGCGGTCCAGAACGCGGCGGCCGGGCCGGACGGTGCGGGTGAACCGGGCAGTGCGGGTGGTGCGGGTGGTGCGGGCGAGCCGGGCGGTGGGGGCGCCGGTGAGCTGCCGCATCGTTCCTTCACTGCAGCGGAACTGACCTTGCTGCTGACGCACCCGGAGGACTAG
- a CDS encoding GNAT family N-acetyltransferase encodes MTTAHGSADGIVYRPARPEDAGAIEALDSSFTTDTVFEVSDPGSGDGAGFGFLLREVPVDPPVHKTFPPEEHDEQVFGGGQGPDADVRTFVALDGDLLCGFAAVGYAPWNRRLTIEDIEVSPDHRGRGIGRALVECAERFARERGAEHLWLEVSSVNAPAVHAYRRMGFTFCGLDTALYGGTPAAGEHALYMSRPCR; translated from the coding sequence ATGACCACCGCACACGGTTCAGCCGACGGAATCGTCTACCGCCCCGCCCGTCCCGAGGACGCGGGCGCCATCGAGGCCCTGGACAGCTCCTTCACCACCGACACGGTGTTCGAGGTGAGCGACCCCGGCTCGGGCGACGGCGCGGGCTTCGGCTTCCTGCTCCGGGAGGTCCCCGTGGATCCGCCCGTGCACAAGACGTTCCCGCCGGAGGAGCACGACGAGCAGGTCTTCGGCGGCGGTCAGGGCCCGGACGCCGACGTGCGGACCTTCGTGGCCCTCGACGGGGACCTGCTCTGCGGGTTCGCCGCCGTCGGCTACGCCCCCTGGAACCGACGGCTGACCATCGAGGACATCGAGGTGTCGCCCGACCACCGGGGCCGCGGCATCGGCCGCGCACTGGTGGAGTGCGCCGAGCGGTTCGCCCGCGAACGGGGCGCCGAGCACCTGTGGTTGGAGGTCAGCTCGGTCAACGCCCCGGCGGTGCACGCCTATCGGCGCATGGGTTTCACCTTCTGCGGCCTCGACACTGCGCTGTACGGCGGCACGCCCGCGGCCGGCGAGCACGCGCTCTACATGAGCCGTCCCTGCCGCTGA
- a CDS encoding HelD family protein: protein MSTEEFRKEQQFVTDLYRRLDGLRDQAERAVEGALRDVGTGLQARLERDVLVAEQSGLLSALNAGENGLCFGRLEFSDGRDHHIGRIGIRADDAQRTPLVLDWRADVARPFYLATGHTPMGLRRRRHISSRGRVVTALHDEILDLTDAERTGHEGADADAVLLAALDAARTGRMHDIVRTIQAEQDRIIRSTHHGVLVVEGGPGTGKTAVALHRAAYLLYAQRELLAKRGVLIVGPGPAFLGYIGGVLPALGETGVLLATPGELFPGVHATAADRPGAAAVKGRAAMAEVLAKVVAGRQCLPETVPADTGEEYDTVPEPALEIDHEEYGTLLLDRTMAYRARDRARATGLPHNQARPSFAFPIIDALTAQLADRLGADPYGGPNLLGSDDIAQLGKEIATSAAVHAAIDSLWPSLTPQRLVRDFLAEPTHLPAHEADLIRRAPSARPEWTPADVPLLDEAAELLGEDDTARRAAEERERQRRIAYAQGVLDLSEGSQSYEFEDEESEYLAAHDIIDAERMAERHEEADHRSTAERAAADRTWAFGHVIVDEAQELSAMAWRLLMRRCPTRSMTLVGDPAQTADEAGCGSWERVLAPYVGERWKLVRLGVNYRTPAEIMEVAAAVLRTRDPGFEPPRSVRATGVRPWAHATGDLAAATREAVARELPAEGRLAVIAPRARHGALAAVLPGVRAGAEPDLTRQVVLLDPRQAKGLEFDTVIVVEPDELRPSDLYVALTRATQALGVVHTAGRLPAGLADTAEGLLRR from the coding sequence TTGTCAACCGAGGAATTCCGAAAAGAGCAGCAATTCGTCACCGACCTCTATCGGCGCCTCGACGGTTTGCGTGACCAGGCCGAACGGGCGGTCGAAGGGGCGCTGCGCGATGTCGGTACCGGGCTTCAGGCCCGCCTGGAGCGGGACGTCCTGGTCGCCGAGCAGTCCGGTCTGCTTTCCGCCCTGAATGCGGGTGAGAACGGCCTCTGTTTCGGCCGTCTGGAGTTCTCCGACGGCCGCGACCACCACATCGGTCGGATCGGAATCCGGGCCGATGACGCGCAGCGCACTCCGCTGGTCCTGGACTGGCGGGCGGACGTGGCCCGCCCCTTCTACCTCGCCACCGGCCACACCCCCATGGGGCTGCGCCGCCGCCGGCACATCAGCAGCCGGGGGCGCGTGGTCACCGCCCTGCACGATGAGATCCTCGACCTGACCGACGCGGAGCGCACCGGCCACGAGGGCGCCGACGCGGACGCCGTGCTGCTCGCCGCGCTCGACGCCGCCCGGACCGGCCGGATGCACGACATCGTGCGCACCATCCAGGCCGAGCAGGACCGGATCATCCGCTCCACGCACCACGGGGTGCTGGTCGTCGAGGGCGGTCCCGGCACCGGCAAGACCGCGGTCGCGCTGCACCGCGCCGCGTACCTGCTGTACGCGCAACGGGAGCTGCTCGCCAAACGCGGAGTGCTGATCGTCGGACCGGGCCCGGCCTTCCTCGGCTACATCGGCGGGGTGCTCCCGGCCCTCGGCGAGACGGGCGTGTTGCTGGCCACCCCGGGTGAGCTCTTCCCGGGCGTGCACGCCACCGCCGCCGACCGCCCCGGAGCCGCCGCCGTGAAGGGGCGGGCCGCGATGGCGGAGGTCCTCGCCAAGGTCGTGGCCGGCCGGCAGTGCCTGCCGGAGACCGTACCGGCGGACACCGGCGAGGAGTACGACACTGTGCCCGAACCGGCGCTGGAGATCGACCACGAGGAGTACGGGACCCTGCTGCTGGACCGCACCATGGCGTACCGGGCGCGGGACCGGGCCCGGGCCACCGGGCTGCCGCACAACCAGGCGCGCCCCTCCTTCGCCTTCCCGATCATCGATGCGCTCACCGCGCAGCTCGCCGACCGGCTGGGCGCCGATCCCTACGGCGGTCCGAACCTGCTGGGCTCGGACGACATCGCCCAGCTCGGCAAGGAGATCGCGACGAGCGCCGCCGTGCACGCGGCGATCGATTCGCTGTGGCCCTCCCTCACCCCGCAGCGCCTGGTCCGCGACTTCCTGGCGGAGCCCACGCACCTGCCCGCGCACGAGGCCGACCTGATCCGGCGCGCGCCCTCGGCCCGGCCGGAGTGGACCCCGGCCGACGTGCCGCTCCTGGACGAGGCTGCCGAGCTGCTCGGCGAGGACGACACCGCCCGGCGGGCCGCCGAGGAGCGGGAGCGGCAGCGGCGCATCGCCTACGCGCAGGGGGTGCTGGACCTGTCCGAGGGCTCCCAGTCGTACGAGTTCGAGGACGAAGAGAGCGAGTACCTCGCGGCCCACGACATCATCGACGCGGAGCGGATGGCCGAGCGGCACGAGGAGGCCGACCACCGCAGCACCGCCGAGCGGGCCGCGGCCGACCGCACCTGGGCCTTCGGGCACGTGATCGTGGACGAGGCGCAGGAGCTGTCGGCGATGGCGTGGCGGCTGCTGATGCGGCGCTGCCCGACCCGGTCGATGACCCTGGTCGGCGATCCGGCGCAGACGGCCGACGAAGCGGGGTGCGGCTCGTGGGAGCGGGTCCTCGCACCGTACGTGGGCGAGCGCTGGAAGCTGGTCCGGCTGGGGGTCAACTACCGCACGCCGGCCGAGATCATGGAGGTGGCGGCGGCCGTGCTGCGCACGCGCGATCCCGGCTTCGAACCGCCGCGTTCGGTGCGGGCCACCGGGGTGCGGCCGTGGGCGCACGCGACCGGTGACCTGGCGGCGGCGACCCGGGAGGCGGTGGCGCGGGAGCTGCCGGCCGAAGGTCGGCTCGCGGTGATCGCGCCGCGGGCGCGGCACGGGGCGCTGGCCGCCGTACTGCCGGGGGTGCGCGCGGGCGCGGAGCCGGACCTGACCCGGCAAGTGGTCCTGCTGGACCCGCGCCAGGCCAAGGGGCTGGAGTTCGACACGGTGATCGTGGTGGAGCCGGACGAGCTCCGGCCGAGCGACCTGTACGTGGCGCTGACCCGGGCCACCCAGGCCCTCGGGGTGGTGCACACCGCCGGCCGGCTGCCGGCGGGGTTGGCGGACACGGCGGAGGGGTTGCTCAGGCGCTGA
- a CDS encoding nitric oxide synthase oxygenase: MEILQQRSTTAQVWEAAEEFIRLFHRENADTGDPRARLAAVRAELAETGSYVHTPQELVHGARVAWRNSNRCIGRLYWNSLRVRDRRGLTDADDIAAECFDHLREATNGGRVRATITVFAPDAPDRPGPLIWSEQLVRYAGYGDHPSITVGDARNAPLTEALLRLGWSGGPGTPFDLLPLVVQGVDDKPRWFDTPADAVLEVPIGHPDGDGWADWGLRWHAVPAISNMCLEIGGIHYPAAPFNGWYMGTEIGARNLADTDRYNLLPAVARRMGLDTSSDRSLWKDRALVELNRAVLHSFDRAGVTIADHHTESRRFLAHMEREERKGREVGADWSWIVPPISGSATPVFHRTYEDRSSSTAYVHHRGAQGRAQGRDLV, encoded by the coding sequence ATGGAAATCCTTCAACAGCGCTCCACCACCGCTCAGGTGTGGGAAGCGGCCGAGGAGTTCATCCGCCTCTTCCACCGGGAGAACGCGGACACCGGTGATCCGCGCGCCCGGCTCGCCGCCGTGAGGGCCGAGCTCGCCGAGACCGGCAGTTATGTGCACACCCCCCAGGAGCTGGTCCACGGGGCCCGGGTCGCCTGGCGCAACAGCAACCGCTGTATAGGGCGGCTCTACTGGAACTCGCTGCGGGTCCGCGACCGCCGCGGGCTCACCGACGCCGACGACATCGCCGCCGAGTGCTTCGACCACCTGCGCGAGGCGACCAACGGGGGCCGGGTCAGGGCCACGATCACGGTCTTCGCCCCGGACGCCCCGGACCGGCCCGGCCCGCTGATCTGGAGCGAGCAGCTGGTCAGGTACGCAGGTTACGGAGACCATCCGTCCATAACCGTCGGCGACGCCCGCAACGCTCCGCTGACCGAGGCCCTCCTCCGGCTCGGCTGGTCCGGCGGCCCCGGCACCCCCTTCGACCTCCTGCCGCTGGTGGTGCAGGGCGTCGACGACAAACCCCGCTGGTTCGACACCCCCGCGGACGCCGTCCTGGAAGTCCCGATCGGCCATCCCGACGGCGACGGCTGGGCGGACTGGGGACTGCGCTGGCACGCCGTACCCGCCATCTCCAACATGTGCCTGGAGATCGGCGGCATCCACTATCCGGCCGCGCCCTTCAACGGCTGGTACATGGGTACCGAGATCGGCGCGCGCAACCTGGCCGACACCGACCGGTACAACCTGCTCCCCGCCGTCGCCCGCCGCATGGGGCTGGACACCTCCAGCGACCGGTCCCTCTGGAAGGACCGCGCGCTCGTCGAACTGAACCGGGCCGTCCTGCACTCCTTCGACCGCGCCGGGGTCACGATCGCCGACCACCACACCGAGTCCCGGCGCTTCTTGGCGCACATGGAACGGGAGGAGCGCAAGGGGCGTGAGGTGGGCGCCGACTGGTCTTGGATCGTGCCGCCGATCTCCGGCTCCGCCACCCCGGTCTTCCACCGCACCTACGAGGACCGCAGCAGCAGTACGGCCTACGTCCACCACCGTGGCGCGCAGGGGCGGGCCCAAGGGCGGGATTTGGTCTAG
- a CDS encoding MarR family winged helix-turn-helix transcriptional regulator, whose product MARTAESGEAEAFSRAAVAVFRLNGRFTAALDRLALPSGLSAARWQILSTVTGESLSVSAVARRVGTTRQSVQRIADLLVRQGLAVYLDNPAHRRAKLLTATEQGVAAKREIDSCLAELARQLCEGLGGEEEVYRTAEVLRGLSGALSSIGSDDSQ is encoded by the coding sequence TTGGCGCGCACGGCGGAGTCCGGGGAGGCCGAGGCGTTCAGCCGGGCCGCCGTGGCGGTCTTCCGGCTGAACGGACGGTTCACCGCGGCCCTCGACCGGCTCGCGCTCCCCTCGGGGCTCAGTGCTGCGCGCTGGCAGATACTCAGCACGGTGACGGGAGAATCACTGTCCGTGTCCGCCGTGGCCCGACGGGTGGGGACCACCCGGCAGAGCGTGCAGCGCATAGCGGACCTGCTGGTGCGACAGGGGCTCGCGGTCTATCTGGACAACCCGGCGCACCGGCGCGCCAAGCTGCTCACCGCCACCGAGCAGGGCGTGGCCGCGAAACGGGAGATCGACTCCTGCCTCGCCGAGCTGGCGCGGCAGCTGTGCGAGGGCCTCGGCGGCGAGGAAGAGGTATACCGCACGGCCGAGGTGCTGCGGGGCCTGTCCGGCGCATTGTCGTCCATCGGATCCGATGACTCTCAGTGA